A region of Candidatus Omnitrophota bacterium DNA encodes the following proteins:
- a CDS encoding radical SAM protein, giving the protein MNILFIYTNINAYHSDYYSFGLASIISVTKASGHTARLSIVNSFNDYRMVLREIDEFNPQVIGFTSVSSQFMFVNKLAAKIKEKYKDTIIVCGGTHPTINPDCLLESRDIDGIFIGEAENSFIEFLQKIESGDDFKTTDNFGYVENNKLITNKLKPLVSDIASLPYPDKTTYPYAKVIRKTFYAPFLFLRGCPCNCAYCSNHAIAKKYSLMAFFPRYRNPESSIREIEEAFKLSRIKFIRIVDEIFGIDAKWREEFCNSYKKRIKVKFHCFTRPDIVTPDYIKLLKDSGCHSISIGIESGNEHIRNFIMKRKISDKQIINAFDLAHKYGLKTSAINMIGLPQESEEMVWDTIKLNRRVKPTISGVNIFYPYKGTELGEYCFKNGLVDTEAYSKFSNERRESILLFSKEYRDKLIYYKNRWRAFVYPDNLLFASDRIIRDSFIGNQLRKLKHSILRWSKVSS; this is encoded by the coding sequence ATGAATATACTCTTTATTTATACCAATATAAATGCCTACCATTCAGATTATTATTCTTTCGGGTTAGCATCAATAATAAGTGTGACAAAGGCCTCAGGCCACACCGCAAGGCTGTCTATAGTTAATTCTTTTAACGATTACCGGATGGTTTTAAGGGAAATCGATGAATTTAACCCGCAGGTTATCGGCTTTACTTCTGTTTCCTCTCAATTCATGTTCGTAAATAAGCTTGCTGCCAAGATTAAAGAGAAATATAAAGATACTATAATCGTTTGCGGAGGGACGCACCCGACAATAAACCCGGATTGCCTTTTAGAAAGCAGGGATATTGATGGTATATTCATCGGAGAAGCAGAAAATTCTTTTATTGAATTTTTGCAGAAAATAGAATCCGGAGATGACTTTAAAACTACGGATAATTTTGGATATGTCGAAAATAATAAATTAATAACAAATAAGCTAAAACCGCTTGTTAGTGATATCGCCTCCCTGCCTTACCCGGACAAAACAACATATCCATACGCAAAAGTAATACGTAAGACTTTTTACGCCCCTTTTCTTTTCCTAAGAGGCTGTCCCTGTAACTGTGCTTATTGCAGCAATCATGCTATTGCAAAAAAGTATTCGCTTATGGCATTTTTTCCGCGCTACAGAAACCCCGAGTCAAGCATAAGAGAAATCGAGGAAGCATTTAAATTGTCCCGGATAAAATTCATCCGCATAGTTGACGAAATATTCGGTATAGACGCAAAATGGAGAGAAGAATTCTGTAATAGTTATAAAAAAAGGATCAAAGTAAAATTCCACTGCTTTACAAGGCCCGACATAGTAACGCCGGATTACATAAAGCTTTTAAAAGACTCCGGATGCCATTCAATATCAATCGGCATCGAATCGGGCAATGAACACATCAGGAACTTTATTATGAAGAGAAAAATATCTGATAAGCAAATCATAAACGCATTTGACCTAGCCCATAAATACGGGCTTAAGACCAGCGCAATAAATATGATCGGCCTTCCTCAAGAATCCGAAGAAATGGTCTGGGATACAATAAAGTTGAACCGAAGAGTAAAACCAACGATAAGCGGAGTTAATATATTTTACCCATATAAAGGGACTGAACTTGGGGAGTATTGTTTTAAAAACGGCCTAGTTGATACAGAAGCTTATTCAAAATTTTCGAATGAAAGAAGGGAGAGCATTCTCTTATTCTCTAAAGAATACCGTGATAAGCTTATCTATTATAAGAATAGATGGAGAGCTTTTGTATATCCCGATAATTTGCTATTTGCTTCAGATAGAATAATCAGGGATTCATTTATAGGAAACCAGCTTAGGAAACTCAAACATTCCATACTGCGATGGAGCAAAGTTAGTTCATAG
- a CDS encoding desulfoferrodoxin FeS4 iron-binding domain-containing protein has translation MAVKKVGEKYKCSVCGNEVTVTKVGGGTLVCCKKEMLLIEEGRDG, from the coding sequence ATGGCAGTCAAAAAGGTCGGCGAGAAATATAAATGCAGCGTATGCGGCAATGAGGTTACTGTTACTAAAGTCGGAGGGGGGACATTAGTTTGTTGCAAGAAAGAAATGCTATTAATTGAGGAGGGCAGGGATGGGTAA
- a CDS encoding rubrerythrin family protein gives MGKSIKGSKTEKNLLAAFAGESQARNRYTYFASAARKEGYEQIADIFLETAENEKEHAKVFFKHLEGGDVQITATYPAGMIKDTKSNLEEAAAGENMEWTTLYSDFAKIAHDEGYMDVARSFEQVAKVEKFHESRYRKLINNIKDKEVFKKKTAVKWHCINCGYIFEGNEPPKECPACKHPQSFYEVLAENY, from the coding sequence ATGGGTAAGTCAATAAAAGGCAGTAAAACCGAAAAAAACTTATTGGCAGCTTTTGCCGGAGAATCTCAGGCTAGAAACCGCTATACTTATTTTGCATCTGCGGCCAGAAAAGAAGGCTATGAGCAAATAGCTGATATCTTTCTAGAAACTGCCGAGAATGAAAAAGAGCACGCAAAGGTATTTTTTAAACACTTAGAAGGCGGGGATGTGCAGATAACTGCGACTTATCCTGCCGGAATGATTAAAGATACCAAATCAAATCTTGAAGAAGCGGCAGCCGGTGAAAATATGGAATGGACGACGCTTTACTCGGATTTTGCCAAGATAGCCCATGATGAAGGTTACATGGACGTTGCCCGTTCGTTCGAACAGGTGGCAAAAGTCGAAAAATTCCATGAATCAAGGTACAGGAAGCTGATAAATAATATTAAGGATAAAGAAGTATTTAAGAAGAAAACGGCGGTAAAATGGCATTGTATTAACTGCGGATATATCTTTGAGGGGAACGAGCCGCCTAAGGAATGCCCGGCGTGTAAACACCCGCAGTCATTTTACGAAGTATTGGCTGAGAATTATTGA
- a CDS encoding DoxX family protein encodes MILKNLGLFLLRVSLGSVFIIFGIGKFQHDFWARSIETMEFFQRLPIPVSVSVNIIGFMEVATGTLLILGLKTRLIAALAAIELIGILILLNFQEARDIGLLGAAICLSLSQDIPWSLDQLVLNNSSNNKMQ; translated from the coding sequence ATGATTTTAAAAAATCTCGGCTTATTCCTCCTGCGAGTCAGCCTCGGATCAGTGTTTATTATTTTTGGCATAGGCAAATTCCAGCACGATTTTTGGGCACGGTCGATCGAGACAATGGAATTTTTCCAAAGATTGCCGATTCCGGTTTCTGTTTCTGTGAACATAATAGGATTCATGGAAGTGGCAACGGGGACATTATTGATATTAGGCCTGAAAACCCGCTTGATTGCGGCATTGGCAGCAATAGAGTTAATAGGGATTCTTATTCTTCTCAATTTTCAGGAGGCCAGGGATATCGGCTTATTAGGCGCTGCTATATGCTTATCACTCTCTCAAGATATTCCTTGGAGCCTGGATCAGCTTGTCCTTAACAACTCCTCAAATAACAAAATGCAGTAG
- a CDS encoding PilZ domain-containing protein — protein MGCCHCDRRRFQRLKVNLSVWFKLSPRFQMISLPAGEEIEAQALDLSQEGISIVTKHNIPIYAELIVMFILFRMDRNGVIIFNEPLELTGEIRSNILFNNSERRLGIWFKNIDPEKRCSISQYIASIEHNN, from the coding sequence ATGGGGTGTTGCCATTGTGACAGGAGAAGGTTTCAGCGCCTTAAGGTTAACTTAAGCGTATGGTTTAAGCTTAGCCCTCGTTTTCAAATGATCTCTCTGCCTGCAGGAGAAGAGATCGAAGCCCAGGCTCTTGACTTAAGCCAGGAAGGCATATCCATAGTCACTAAGCATAATATACCTATATACGCAGAACTTATAGTAATGTTTATCCTTTTCCGTATGGATAGGAACGGGGTTATTATTTTTAATGAACCGCTGGAATTAACAGGAGAGATCCGGTCAAATATCTTGTTCAATAATAGCGAAAGAAGGCTGGGCATCTGGTTTAAAAACATAGACCCGGAAAAACGCTGCAGCATATCCCAATATATAGCTTCCATAGAGCATAATAATTAA
- a CDS encoding DUF296 domain-containing protein, translating into MVQYTKGTINRVFLLKFNDGDILIDELIRLARKEKIKTAGLVFIGALKKGELVTGPKLPVIPPRPNKVNFRNGWEVMGMGTIFTNKSGPQIHIHGSMGKKNKVLTGCIRGKSEVFLVIEAVVFELKGVKATKEIDQKTGLNLLNILT; encoded by the coding sequence ATTGTGCAATATACTAAAGGGACAATAAACAGGGTTTTCCTGTTGAAATTTAATGATGGCGATATATTAATTGATGAGCTGATTCGCCTTGCCAGGAAAGAAAAGATTAAAACAGCCGGCCTTGTATTTATAGGGGCCTTAAAAAAGGGTGAATTAGTAACCGGCCCGAAATTGCCGGTTATTCCTCCTCGGCCAAATAAAGTCAACTTCAGAAATGGTTGGGAGGTTATGGGTATGGGTACGATTTTTACAAATAAATCAGGCCCGCAGATACATATTCACGGCAGTATGGGCAAGAAAAATAAGGTCCTTACCGGATGCATCCGCGGAAAATCAGAAGTATTCCTTGTCATAGAAGCAGTTGTTTTTGAACTTAAAGGCGTAAAGGCTACAAAAGAAATTGACCAAAAGACCGGCCTCAATCTTTTAAATATCCTAACTTAA
- the greA gene encoding transcription elongation factor GreA, giving the protein MGSIYLTRAGFEKLVEELEYLKNVKRRELSRAVGEARAHGDISENAEYDAAKEAQSLNEKRITELEDKLANAQIIDNEKMSTDEVLIGAKVELKDQKTGEIIEYMLVSEEEANYDEGKISTTSPVGAALLNHKVKDIVEIKVPAGVLKYEITKISR; this is encoded by the coding sequence ATGGGCAGCATATATTTGACAAGAGCAGGGTTTGAAAAATTAGTTGAAGAATTAGAGTATCTTAAGAATGTCAAGCGTAGGGAGTTATCCAGGGCGGTAGGCGAGGCCAGGGCTCATGGCGACATCTCAGAAAACGCCGAGTATGACGCTGCCAAGGAAGCGCAGAGCCTTAACGAAAAACGGATAACGGAACTGGAAGATAAGCTCGCCAATGCGCAGATAATAGATAATGAAAAAATGTCCACCGATGAAGTCCTTATCGGGGCGAAAGTTGAATTAAAAGACCAAAAGACCGGTGAAATCATTGAATATATGCTTGTTTCCGAAGAAGAGGCTAATTATGACGAAGGCAAGATTTCAACAACTTCGCCAGTAGGTGCTGCGTTGCTCAATCACAAGGTTAAGGATATCGTAGAGATAAAAGTTCCGGCAGGTGTGCTTAAATACGAAATAACAAAGATTTCAAGATAA
- a CDS encoding phospholipid carrier-dependent glycosyltransferase yields the protein MFFNNLIYSRRYLILILGLLFFLRIYLTGLSQLHYDEAYWWLKAQKGLTLGYYDNPPLLAWIIKAFLKLFGDTQFSIRVISQLFFTFSSIMIYLAGKEFSGRPQVGVYSLLIFNFIPGFWLQSLITVPESILVFFILATMFAFFKASSQNKAMWWVLLGICMGLGAMIHYSIILTIASLLMILFFNSRYRAFRKNIYLSLLGLFFVITPNILWIIKHSQTILWICKRIYPGHQFISILRSLSDFTLLQILVLSPGIFMLFLWVLLTAMPKKSDYSSPGEYIMKQFFYLNFSMLSGLSLIRMNALDADWLAQAYLPAIVLASSKIDLLKSKALISVRVFRLIFILILACGIIFSAILSISMINFSFAGKAGLSDIFKDFYGWRELSNEVGEIKQSLFGADPVLVSDNYAILSELAFYLKDRDVFYVSNSKNSHSFNFGLWSKPTGKKSAIFVTDRDIGENQSLTDKFFVSIEHIKTVTVGEADLNSKTFYIYNCLLK from the coding sequence ATGTTTTTTAATAATCTTATTTATTCCCGCCGCTATCTCATTTTAATCTTAGGTTTACTATTTTTTTTAAGAATTTACTTAACAGGTTTATCGCAGCTGCATTACGACGAGGCTTATTGGTGGCTTAAGGCGCAGAAAGGCCTGACTTTAGGATATTACGATAATCCGCCGTTACTGGCCTGGATAATCAAAGCCTTCCTAAAATTATTCGGCGATACTCAATTCTCAATAAGGGTCATATCTCAATTATTTTTTACATTTTCTTCAATTATGATTTATTTGGCAGGCAAAGAGTTTTCCGGCAGGCCTCAGGTAGGAGTATATTCGTTATTGATTTTTAATTTTATCCCCGGTTTTTGGCTCCAATCACTTATTACTGTCCCAGAGTCAATACTTGTGTTTTTCATACTGGCAACAATGTTTGCCTTTTTTAAAGCATCAAGCCAGAATAAAGCGATGTGGTGGGTCTTACTCGGCATTTGTATGGGCTTGGGGGCCATGATCCACTACAGTATTATTTTGACTATTGCCTCTTTATTAATGATCCTGTTTTTTAACAGCCGCTATAGAGCTTTTAGAAAAAATATCTATCTTTCCTTACTTGGATTATTTTTTGTAATAACACCTAACATATTATGGATTATTAAGCATAGCCAAACCATTTTGTGGATTTGTAAGCGTATCTATCCGGGGCATCAATTTATTTCAATATTGCGGAGTTTGAGTGATTTTACGCTATTACAGATACTTGTTTTATCTCCCGGGATCTTTATGCTTTTTTTATGGGTGTTATTAACAGCAATGCCGAAAAAATCTGATTATAGTAGTCCAGGCGAATATATCATGAAGCAGTTTTTTTATCTGAATTTTAGTATGCTATCGGGATTATCTTTAATCAGAATGAATGCTTTGGATGCTGATTGGTTAGCGCAGGCTTATCTTCCGGCAATAGTTTTAGCTTCTTCAAAGATCGATCTTTTGAAATCCAAAGCCCTGATATCAGTAAGAGTTTTCAGGCTTATATTTATTTTAATCTTAGCCTGCGGGATTATTTTTTCGGCAATTCTTAGCATAAGTATGATAAATTTTTCTTTCGCCGGGAAAGCCGGGTTAAGCGATATTTTTAAAGATTTTTACGGCTGGAGAGAGCTTTCTAATGAAGTGGGAGAAATAAAACAAAGTCTTTTTGGAGCAGACCCAGTATTAGTAAGCGATAATTACGCTATTCTAAGCGAATTAGCTTTTTATCTCAAGGATAGAGATGTTTTTTATGTCAGTAATTCTAAAAATAGCCATTCTTTTAATTTCGGGCTTTGGAGTAAGCCAACCGGAAAAAAGAGCGCTATTTTCGTGACTGATAGGGATATCGGAGAAAATCAAAGTTTGACAGATAAATTTTTTGTTAGTATAGAACACATTAAGACTGTTACTGTAGGGGAAGCCGATTTAAATTCCAAAACATTTTATATATATAACTGCTTATTGAAATAG